The Candidatus Acidiferrales bacterium nucleotide sequence GCCTCCAAGAGCAAAGCAGGAATTCTACTACCACCGCCGGCGTCGCGCGGTGATGATTTCTCCTGTCAAATCCACCTCTTCCGCTTGAGGCTTGCATTGTGCCTGGAATTGTGTCAAGAATCTGGTGTTTGCAACCATTTCCCACAAGGGGTTAAAGCATGCTAAGAAAAGCCGCGCTTGTTGTGTTGATGTGCATGGTGGTGGCCAGTCTCCTCCTGGCCAAGGAAGGGTCGTGGACGGGCTGGGTCACGGATACCCATTGCGGTGTCAAGGGGGCCAAAGCCGACCACAAAGACTGCGCCGCAAACTGCGTCAAAGGAATGGGCGCCAAGTATGCTCTCTACGACGGCGCCAGCAAGAAAGTCTTCATCCTGAGCGACCAGGCGAAAGCAGAAGCCTTTGCCGCGCAGGAAGTGGTGGTGAAGGGCGACCTTGACGAAGCCTCGAACACCATCAAGGTCGCCTCGATCGAAGCCAAGAAGTAGCCTTCTTTCGACTCATGCGATCCCAAACGGAGCAGGCGGACGAAACCCGCCTGCTTTTCTTTTTTTGAACGGAAGGATAAGCAGGCGAGAAAGCGTATTAGCTGGAAGCGGTCCGGAGCCTCAGAACCCGGCCACGCCGGTAGCCGAAGCCCGCGCCACGCGCACCGGCCGCGCCAGCCGAAAGCGCTCCAAATAGATCTGCGCCAGCGAGAGGAAGCCGGTGTAGAGATAGCCCCATACGAAGAGCAGAAGGAAGGGAAGGGTGGCGTAGTTTTCGTTGTCGAAGGCGTAATACACCGTAAAGACAAAGTAGAGACCGATCGCAATCTCGGCAAAGGGAAGCAGGCCGGCGCGATGACGATAGAGTTTGCCGGCCCAGGTATCTCGACCGCTCTCGATCCGATACTTCGGCGTGCGGACAAATTCCGACCGCACGCCAAAAACCGCCCCGAGCACCGCCCTCGCGTTCTGCACACAAAGCCCGATCCCGATCGCCATCAAAAACGGCAGATAGAGAAAGGTTCGCTTCCAGCCCTTCGGGTCCAGCTCGCGTTGGCTTAAAAGATAGAAGGTTGAAATGGACATCGTCGAAGCAAGAAAAAGCGGCAGGTCAATCACCAGCACCTGGAACATTCCCTGGTAGAAGCGCACGATCATGGCCGGAAGGAGCAGCGTCGAGAGAACAATCATGAAGGGATAAGAAATATTGGCCGTCAGGTGAAAGACGGCTTCCGCCTTCACGCGCCACGGGAGCTTCGACCGCAGCAGACGCGGCAGGATCTTCTTGGCCGTCTGCATCAAGCCCTTGGCCCAGCGGGCTTGCTGCGCCTTGAAGGCGTTCATCTCCACCGGCAGTTCGGAGGGACACTCCACCTCCGGCAAGTAGAGAAATCGCCAGCCTTTCATCTGGGCGCGGTAGCTCAGGTCGGTGTCTTCGGTCAACGTGTCATGCTCCCAGCCACCGGCATGCTCAATCGCCGACCGCCGCCACACGCCGCCGGTGCCGTTAAAGTTGAAGAAGCAGCCCGCCCGCGACCGCGCCCCATGCTCCATCACAAAGTGGCCATCGAGCAGGATCGCTTCAATCTGCGTGAGCAAAGAGTAGTCGCGGTTGATGTAGCTCCACCGCGCTTGCACCATGGCTACGTTCGGATCAGCGAAGTAAGGCAAGAGGCGGCGCAAAAAATCCGCCGGCGGGA carries:
- a CDS encoding cellulose synthase family protein; the protein is MIFYQGCQVIVAILSAKRNPVADYLQRIFSRDAFQKVYQLNAFDLLVMIPYFLVLIVLAAYGLHRYKLVYDYFKNRRNVPPSLPPLDQQKLPKVTIQLPIYNEQYVIERLLETVSRMDYPHDRLEIQVLDDSTDETQRVAADVVERYRALGVPIRYHHRDHRQGYKAGALRAGMEVASGEFIAIFDADFLPPADFLRRLLPYFADPNVAMVQARWSYINRDYSLLTQIEAILLDGHFVMEHGARSRAGCFFNFNGTGGVWRRSAIEHAGGWEHDTLTEDTDLSYRAQMKGWRFLYLPEVECPSELPVEMNAFKAQQARWAKGLMQTAKKILPRLLRSKLPWRVKAEAVFHLTANISYPFMIVLSTLLLPAMIVRFYQGMFQVLVIDLPLFLASTMSISTFYLLSQRELDPKGWKRTFLYLPFLMAIGIGLCVQNARAVLGAVFGVRSEFVRTPKYRIESGRDTWAGKLYRHRAGLLPFAEIAIGLYFVFTVYYAFDNENYATLPFLLLFVWGYLYTGFLSLAQIYLERFRLARPVRVARASATGVAGF